A section of the Clostridium omnivorum genome encodes:
- the atpC gene encoding ATP synthase F1 subunit epsilon, giving the protein MKDTLKLSILTPDRVLFSGEIKELMTENELGRISILPNHVAMICSLIPTVTTFIEENSNEKKVFSSSGVLKVKENEIEMLCETAEWPEEIDIERAEASMKKAEEILEKSSGHENKRAELKLRRSMMRILAKH; this is encoded by the coding sequence ATGAAAGATACTTTAAAGCTTAGTATACTTACACCAGATAGAGTTTTATTTAGTGGAGAAATTAAAGAACTAATGACAGAAAACGAACTTGGTCGTATTTCCATACTTCCAAATCACGTTGCTATGATTTGTTCCTTAATTCCTACAGTAACAACATTTATTGAAGAAAATAGCAATGAAAAAAAGGTTTTTTCTTCTAGTGGAGTACTAAAAGTTAAAGAAAATGAAATCGAAATGCTCTGTGAAACTGCTGAATGGCCAGAAGAAATAGATATTGAAAGAGCTGAAGCATCTATGAAAAAAGCCGAAGAAATTTTGGAAAAAAGTAGTGGTCACGAAAATAAAAGAGCTGAACTAAAACTCAGAAGATCAATGATGAGAATTTTGGCAAAACACTAG